A window of Paenibacillus polygoni contains these coding sequences:
- a CDS encoding metal-dependent hydrolase has protein sequence MDEHLYLFFHILSHALLGAAISYILLPVGTWVQRISYIFIGGLSGIAPDLLGGRDSQPWTHSLLFAPIVVLWIALIAKLLLRKVSFWRLWGASTASAIGGHLFLDYMGHDIPLLYPFSDKLWIMEALTLGDPWVWFPLAAGLLLAICLKRKTKLPVIFAVIFVLLYCTYKIIVKSIIYQEVEARYPVGEVSYITVTPNTYFEFDFDPRTWLKFKYRTISSHHYQGGIAGYWGEKLGSIDYHSFYPKKREVVLSRGEYTVIYDNSSDSFYMDVTKEWVEDGYRYIEGTFEDKTYLYKEITPGKWDEVVEQN, from the coding sequence TTGGATGAACATCTCTATTTATTTTTTCATATTTTATCCCACGCCCTTCTAGGGGCTGCTATCTCCTACATCTTGCTCCCGGTAGGAACATGGGTACAGCGTATTTCTTACATTTTCATAGGTGGACTAAGCGGCATTGCTCCTGACTTACTTGGTGGACGAGATTCACAACCATGGACACATTCGTTGTTATTTGCTCCAATCGTTGTGTTATGGATCGCACTTATCGCTAAACTTTTACTTAGAAAAGTTTCTTTCTGGCGTTTGTGGGGAGCTTCTACAGCTTCGGCTATCGGAGGGCATTTGTTTCTAGATTATATGGGGCACGATATCCCTTTGCTTTATCCTTTTAGTGACAAGCTGTGGATCATGGAGGCCCTGACGTTAGGTGATCCGTGGGTATGGTTTCCGTTAGCAGCAGGACTGCTTCTCGCCATTTGCCTAAAGCGCAAAACCAAATTACCCGTTATTTTTGCTGTTATCTTCGTCCTTCTTTATTGCACCTATAAAATCATTGTAAAAAGCATTATTTATCAAGAAGTAGAAGCACGATACCCCGTGGGAGAAGTATCCTATATCACCGTAACACCCAATACATATTTTGAGTTTGATTTTGATCCAAGGACGTGGCTGAAGTTTAAATACAGAACAATTAGCTCTCATCATTATCAAGGTGGAATTGCGGGATATTGGGGAGAGAAGCTAGGCAGCATAGATTATCATTCCTTTTACCCGAAGAAGCGCGAGGTTGTATTATCGAGAGGCGAATACACAGTAATATATGACAACAGTTCAGATTCATTTTATATGGACGTGACCAAAGAGTGGGTAGAAGACGGATATCGTTATATAGAGGGAACTTTCGAAGACAAAACTTATCTCTATAAAGAGATAACCCCTGGTAAATGGGATGAGGTAGTAGAGCAAAACTAA
- a CDS encoding glycosyl hydrolase family 8 — MHRQGAFFTGQYRNLLQTYNYALPEIEDRIQTCWRQLFGDSPDTRIYYEAEEDMGYLLDTGNLDVRTEGMSYGMMMAVQMDRQDIFDRLWRYTMKNMFITEGPNAGYFAWSCLPDGSRNSNGPAPDGEEFFALALFFASHRWGDKDEAPFNYGQQARDLLHTCIHKGEKDGYGSPMWNPDNKLIKFVPNCEFTDPSYHLPHFYELFAEWANPEDRLFWKEAAVASRKYLPTACHPETGLAPEYSYYDGTPNNERGYGHFFSDSYRVAANLGVDAEWFGSDPELSRIAERILTFFSDKNPEDYRRYTVAGEPFEEKSLHPVGLIATNAVAALAVPNHEHARAAVELFWQTPIRTGDRRYYDNCLYLFALLALSGRYRIWLPKNEQQDAAY, encoded by the coding sequence TCCATAGGCAAGGTGCTTTTTTCACGGGTCAATATCGTAATTTGCTGCAAACGTACAATTATGCTCTTCCTGAGATTGAAGATCGGATCCAAACTTGCTGGAGGCAGTTGTTCGGGGATTCACCAGATACTCGGATCTATTATGAAGCTGAAGAGGATATGGGCTACTTACTGGATACGGGTAACTTAGATGTCCGGACAGAAGGAATGTCATACGGCATGATGATGGCTGTTCAGATGGATCGGCAGGATATATTTGATAGATTATGGCGCTATACCATGAAAAATATGTTTATTACAGAAGGGCCTAATGCCGGATACTTCGCGTGGTCCTGTCTGCCGGATGGATCGCGGAATTCAAATGGTCCTGCTCCAGATGGAGAAGAGTTCTTCGCACTCGCTCTTTTTTTCGCTTCACATCGCTGGGGAGATAAGGATGAAGCCCCTTTTAATTATGGACAGCAAGCACGAGATCTGCTTCATACCTGCATTCATAAAGGTGAAAAAGACGGTTACGGTTCTCCCATGTGGAATCCTGATAACAAATTAATTAAGTTTGTACCGAACTGTGAATTTACAGATCCGTCGTACCATCTTCCTCATTTCTATGAGCTTTTTGCGGAGTGGGCCAATCCGGAAGATCGCTTATTTTGGAAAGAAGCAGCTGTGGCCAGCCGGAAGTATCTACCTACTGCTTGTCATCCAGAAACCGGGCTTGCTCCTGAATACTCCTATTACGATGGAACGCCAAACAACGAGCGTGGCTATGGACACTTTTTTAGTGATTCATACCGTGTCGCAGCAAATCTTGGAGTAGATGCGGAATGGTTTGGAAGCGACCCTGAATTAAGCAGGATTGCAGAGCGAATATTAACTTTTTTCTCAGACAAAAATCCGGAAGATTATCGGCGTTATACAGTGGCAGGAGAGCCGTTTGAAGAGAAGTCGCTTCATCCTGTGGGCTTAATCGCTACGAATGCAGTGGCAGCCTTAGCCGTTCCTAACCATGAACATGCAAGAGCCGCTGTGGAACTATTCTGGCAAACTCCGATTCGTACGGGAGATAGACGTTACTATGACAACTGCTTATATCTATTCGCTCTGCTTGCCCTCAGCGGACGTTACCGGATTTGGCTGCCGAAGAATGAGCAGCAGGATGCGGCATATTAG